The following coding sequences are from one Azospirillum humicireducens window:
- a CDS encoding MaoC family dehydratase produces MPGRHFEDFRIGDVIESEGATLTDSQIMDFALRFDPQPFHIDAVAAADGPFQGLIASGFHTLSLTFRLVRDTGIITGTSLGGSGMDELRWLRPVRPGDTIRVRVEVVETIPSRRGDRGTVRLAYTTLNQRGEPVMTCIMNHIVAGRTVAV; encoded by the coding sequence ATGCCCGGCCGCCATTTCGAGGATTTCCGCATCGGCGACGTGATCGAATCGGAAGGGGCGACCCTCACCGACAGCCAGATCATGGATTTCGCCCTGCGTTTCGACCCGCAGCCCTTCCACATCGATGCGGTGGCCGCGGCCGACGGGCCGTTCCAAGGGCTGATCGCCAGCGGATTCCACACCCTGTCGCTGACCTTCCGCCTGGTCCGCGACACCGGCATCATCACCGGCACCAGCCTGGGCGGGTCCGGCATGGATGAACTGCGCTGGCTGCGCCCGGTGCGCCCCGGCGACACCATCCGCGTCCGGGTGGAGGTGGTGGAGACGATCCCGTCGCGGCGCGGCGACCGCGGAACGGTTCGGCTGGCCTACACCACGCTGAACCAGCGGGGCGAGCCGGTGATGACCTGCATCATGAACCACATCGTCGCCGGCCGGACCGTCGCCGTCTGA
- a CDS encoding chemotaxis protein CheW, whose product MSPHPPQSSSHSPSAPSPFRCVVFSVAGQALALPVEAVRRFLPLPRLDRLPTAPQPVEGVFRYHGEVVPVLRLGVLLDLASGKSAGGAAGGGQAELYAPLILITWQGRPTALLVDQVHGDVAVEADERLASDPSLSFNGCAAGAFPDRLTGRAGTVTLLAPDRLLNEAEGRLLDAFRAAEDRRLARWGGAA is encoded by the coding sequence ATGTCACCGCACCCCCCGCAAAGCTCCTCCCACAGCCCCTCCGCGCCATCGCCCTTCCGTTGCGTCGTGTTCTCGGTTGCCGGCCAAGCGCTGGCGCTGCCGGTCGAGGCCGTGCGGCGCTTTCTGCCATTGCCGCGGCTCGACCGCCTGCCGACCGCGCCGCAGCCGGTCGAGGGGGTGTTCCGCTATCATGGGGAGGTGGTGCCGGTTTTGCGCCTGGGCGTCCTGCTGGATCTTGCATCAGGCAAGTCAGCAGGCGGGGCGGCGGGCGGCGGACAGGCGGAGCTGTACGCGCCGCTGATCCTGATCACCTGGCAGGGTCGTCCGACAGCCCTGCTGGTCGATCAGGTCCATGGCGATGTGGCAGTGGAGGCGGATGAGCGGTTGGCCTCCGACCCGTCGCTGTCCTTCAACGGCTGTGCCGCTGGTGCCTTCCCGGACCGGCTGACCGGCCGCGCCGGCACCGTGACGCTGCTCGCCCCCGACCGGCTGCTGAACGAGGCGGAGGGCCGGCTGCTCGACGCCTTCCGCGCGGCGGAGGACCGGCGGCTGGCCCGTTGGGGGGGGGCGGCATGA
- a CDS encoding CheR family methyltransferase — translation MTPAATAAAAIEAIRRDPHFPRLKAMVIDATGLAYYADKDAAFAERINRRLPFGRITTVAGYLAALEAQGPGGPEYQGLINELAVGETFFFRYIEQFDALRAVAIPECIRRNQTTRLLRIWSAGCSIGPEAYTMEILLRQHFANQLDGWQVHIVGTDINGAFLEQARRGTYGDWAVRGLTPETLEACFDRQDKLWSVKPRYRQWTSFMPFNLVEGAIPSYPHGIGHFDIILCRNVMIYFDEATRHRLLGNLHDALADGGWLVVGHAEAGPQMNDLFIPVSVPGATLYRKQGDRAGLAPAAAPSPVTAAPAPMPAIKPRRTAAAKPASKAPSNVASRAAVPPTAPTPPDQAETNERSSLLEACLARVEANRMDPAAHYQLGLVEEELGVGDPVAAFKRALYLDPRFVLADYHLALAYWRRGRLVSAQRHFRNAREALESLADDRAVTEGGGLTVQELRGMLDLWLTGEEG, via the coding sequence ATGACTCCCGCCGCCACCGCAGCCGCAGCCATCGAGGCGATCCGCCGCGACCCGCATTTCCCGCGCCTGAAGGCAATGGTGATCGATGCCACCGGGCTCGCCTATTATGCCGACAAGGATGCAGCCTTCGCCGAACGGATCAACCGCCGCCTGCCCTTCGGCCGGATCACGACCGTTGCCGGCTATCTGGCGGCGCTGGAGGCGCAGGGACCGGGCGGGCCGGAGTATCAGGGGCTGATCAACGAGCTGGCGGTGGGGGAGACCTTCTTCTTCCGCTACATCGAGCAGTTCGACGCGCTGCGGGCCGTTGCCATTCCAGAGTGCATCCGCCGCAACCAGACGACGCGGTTGCTGCGGATCTGGAGTGCCGGCTGTTCCATCGGCCCGGAAGCCTACACGATGGAAATCCTGCTGAGGCAGCATTTCGCCAACCAACTGGACGGCTGGCAGGTCCATATCGTCGGAACCGACATCAACGGCGCCTTCCTGGAACAGGCCCGCCGCGGCACCTATGGCGACTGGGCGGTGCGCGGCCTGACGCCGGAAACGCTGGAGGCCTGCTTCGACCGCCAGGACAAGCTGTGGTCGGTGAAGCCGAGATACCGGCAATGGACCAGCTTCATGCCGTTCAATCTGGTGGAAGGCGCGATCCCGTCCTATCCGCACGGCATCGGGCATTTCGACATCATCCTGTGCCGCAACGTCATGATCTATTTCGACGAGGCGACGCGGCACCGGCTGCTGGGAAACCTGCACGACGCCCTGGCCGACGGCGGCTGGCTGGTGGTCGGCCATGCCGAGGCCGGGCCGCAGATGAACGACCTGTTCATCCCGGTCTCGGTCCCCGGCGCCACGCTCTACCGCAAGCAGGGCGACCGGGCCGGCCTGGCGCCGGCCGCCGCGCCGAGCCCAGTCACGGCGGCACCGGCACCGATGCCGGCCATCAAGCCGCGGCGCACGGCAGCGGCCAAGCCCGCGTCGAAAGCCCCATCCAATGTCGCGTCCAGGGCGGCAGTCCCGCCGACGGCTCCCACCCCGCCGGATCAGGCGGAGACCAACGAGCGCTCCTCCCTGCTGGAGGCCTGTCTGGCACGGGTGGAGGCCAACCGGATGGACCCCGCCGCCCATTACCAGTTGGGGCTGGTGGAGGAGGAACTGGGCGTCGGCGATCCGGTCGCGGCCTTCAAGCGGGCGCTGTATCTCGACCCGCGCTTCGTGCTGGCCGACTATCATCTGGCACTGGCCTATTGGCGCCGCGGCCGGCTGGTCTCGGCGCAGCGCCATTTCCGCAACGCCCGCGAAGCGCTGGAAAGCCTTGCCGACGACAGAGCGGTGACAGAGGGCGGCGGCCTGACCGTGCAGG